In a genomic window of bacterium:
- a CDS encoding HAMP domain-containing histidine kinase — translation MPSDPSPDAPAALRAATLPQLRERVRAGLALIVVAIALFALVDLVFRPHLFAALFAIAAGQIALVAGTWLALRRAVGWTATVVLVLGLMALLFVSGVLSDAVSGTFEATALVSLVACLVTAALLPWGVGPQIAMTALAGVTNAASLILVRGGFEELGHLVATGAVLLIGAVFAAAASERARRTRFVADTALDAARQRAEEEAAVSAALLEVSQTLAAHLGQPDMLDRAHAVALKVLGCDWSTTFTLDERREVVRMLASAGSRPAIHATIAAMAFPAAGLEQIARAHPDDLIEIPSPDAQPFVDPALLRSIDVASAMCVPITVRGRIAGVQAHGRRTRTGAFTPLERRLALGMAQATALALENARLISDLQAASRLKTEFVATMSHELRTPLNVIMGYTDMLLEEAFGTLAPPQHETLARVARSAEELLELVNATLDVGRLESGREPIARAAVDVAGICGELDRELRPLVAEETTLVWRHGGLPAVLADRTKLKTILRNLAGNALKFTRAGRVEVDVTWDDGVLEVRVADTGIGIAADQLPHVFDMFRQADGSSTRRFGGVGLGLHIVRRLAELLGGSVAVTSTVGVGSTFTVRLPAPPAALRATGS, via the coding sequence ATGCCGTCCGATCCATCCCCCGACGCCCCCGCGGCCCTGCGCGCTGCGACGCTACCCCAGCTGCGGGAGCGGGTCCGTGCGGGCCTCGCCCTCATCGTGGTCGCGATCGCGCTGTTCGCGCTCGTCGACCTGGTCTTCCGCCCGCATCTCTTCGCGGCGCTGTTCGCGATCGCGGCCGGGCAGATCGCGCTGGTCGCCGGCACCTGGCTCGCGTTGCGACGCGCGGTCGGGTGGACGGCGACGGTGGTCCTGGTCCTCGGCCTCATGGCGCTGCTCTTCGTCAGCGGCGTCCTGTCCGACGCCGTCAGCGGCACCTTCGAGGCGACGGCGCTGGTGTCGCTCGTCGCCTGCCTCGTCACCGCCGCGCTGCTGCCGTGGGGCGTCGGGCCGCAGATCGCGATGACTGCGCTCGCGGGCGTGACCAACGCGGCCTCGCTGATCCTCGTGCGCGGCGGCTTCGAGGAGCTCGGCCACCTCGTCGCGACGGGGGCGGTGCTGCTCATCGGCGCGGTCTTCGCCGCCGCGGCCAGCGAGCGGGCGCGGCGGACGCGCTTCGTCGCCGACACGGCGCTCGACGCCGCCCGCCAGCGCGCCGAGGAGGAGGCCGCGGTCTCCGCCGCGCTGCTCGAGGTCTCGCAGACGCTCGCGGCGCACCTCGGCCAGCCCGACATGCTCGACCGCGCACACGCCGTCGCGCTGAAGGTTCTCGGCTGCGACTGGAGCACGACGTTCACGCTCGACGAGCGCCGCGAGGTCGTGCGCATGCTCGCCTCGGCGGGAAGCCGTCCCGCGATCCACGCCACCATCGCCGCGATGGCGTTCCCCGCCGCGGGGCTCGAGCAGATCGCGCGCGCCCATCCGGACGACCTCATCGAGATCCCGTCGCCCGACGCGCAGCCGTTCGTCGATCCGGCGCTGCTGCGCAGCATCGACGTCGCCTCGGCGATGTGCGTCCCGATCACCGTACGCGGCCGGATCGCCGGCGTGCAGGCACACGGGCGCCGCACGCGCACGGGTGCCTTCACGCCACTCGAGCGCCGGCTCGCGCTCGGCATGGCCCAGGCGACGGCGCTGGCGCTGGAGAACGCCCGTTTGATCTCGGACCTCCAGGCGGCGAGCCGTCTCAAGACCGAGTTCGTCGCCACGATGTCGCACGAGCTGCGCACGCCGCTCAACGTCATCATGGGCTACACCGACATGCTGCTCGAGGAGGCGTTCGGCACGCTCGCGCCGCCGCAGCACGAGACGCTCGCCCGCGTCGCGCGCAGCGCCGAGGAGCTGCTCGAGCTGGTGAATGCGACGCTCGACGTCGGCCGCCTGGAATCGGGTCGCGAGCCGATCGCGCGCGCCGCGGTCGACGTCGCCGGCATCTGCGGCGAGCTCGACCGCGAGCTGCGCCCGCTGGTCGCCGAGGAGACCACGCTCGTGTGGCGGCACGGCGGCCTGCCCGCGGTGCTCGCCGACCGCACCAAGCTGAAGACGATCCTGCGCAACCTCGCCGGCAACGCGCTCAAGTTCACGCGCGCCGGCCGCGTCGAGGTCGACGTGACCTGGGACGACGGCGTGCTCGAGGTCCGCGTCGCCGACACCGGCATCGGCATCGCCGCCGACCAGCTGCCCCACGTCTTCGACATGTTCCGCCAGGCGGACGGCTCGTCCACGCGCCGCTTCGGCGGCGTCGGGCTCGGGCTGCACATCGTGCGCCGCCTGGCCGAGCTGCTCGGCGGCTCGGTCGCGGTGACGAGCACGGTCGGCGTCGGCTCGACGTTCACGGTGCGCCTGCCGGCGCCGCCGGCGGCGCTGCGCGCGACCGGCAGCTGA
- a CDS encoding amidohydrolase family protein, with product MQADLVVRGGTVIDGSGGPPREADVVVQGDRIVAVGTHAGAATTEIDARGKLVTPGFVDVHTHLDAQLTWDRLGTPSCWHGVTSVVVGNCGVGFAPCRPADRDYLMFLMEGVEDIPRAALAAGMRWEWESFGQYLDALGRGGTGLNVGAYVAHAPLRVWAMGTRAASETPPTDDELGRMTAAVDEAVAAGALGVSTGRTTMHRAPDGEAVPGTYAARRELAALIAPLARRRAGLLQVVPYGAAGEAERGFARDLDEIVWAARETGRPVSVTLTQARHYPDTWREDLAAVEAAVRAGAHIVPQVAPRSIGLLLGFGGLLSPLLLFPEAGELFGKPDAEVLAALRDPAVRARLARGLDPCGEIMAGMTTLDRVFPLDEPSVRGYETAPARSVVGRAAARGVLPGEVILEALADSELRRLFMVALFNFDLEAARTMITHPLCVPGLGDAGAHTSQTCDVGVPTFVLAYWVRERRALTLEAAVHKLTHATARVWDIRDRGLVRPGAYADLNVIDFDRLDLDLPEVRHDLPGGAPNLSQRSRGIEATIVNGCVVVRDGEHTGALPGRVLRGAGVAA from the coding sequence ATGCAGGCCGACCTCGTGGTCCGCGGCGGCACGGTGATCGACGGCAGCGGCGGCCCGCCGCGCGAGGCGGACGTCGTCGTGCAGGGCGATCGCATCGTCGCCGTCGGCACGCACGCGGGCGCGGCGACGACCGAGATCGACGCGCGCGGCAAGCTCGTCACGCCCGGGTTCGTCGACGTGCACACGCACCTCGACGCACAGCTCACCTGGGACCGGCTCGGCACGCCGTCGTGCTGGCACGGCGTCACGTCGGTCGTGGTCGGCAACTGCGGCGTCGGCTTCGCGCCCTGCCGCCCGGCCGACCGCGACTACCTCATGTTCCTCATGGAGGGCGTCGAGGACATCCCGCGCGCCGCGCTGGCCGCCGGCATGCGCTGGGAGTGGGAGTCGTTCGGGCAGTATCTGGACGCGCTCGGACGCGGCGGCACGGGGCTCAACGTCGGCGCGTACGTCGCCCATGCGCCGCTGCGCGTGTGGGCGATGGGGACGCGTGCCGCGAGCGAGACGCCGCCCACCGACGACGAGCTCGGTCGCATGACCGCCGCGGTCGACGAGGCCGTCGCCGCGGGCGCGCTCGGGGTCTCGACGGGACGCACGACGATGCACCGCGCGCCCGACGGCGAGGCCGTCCCCGGCACCTACGCCGCGCGGCGCGAGCTGGCCGCGCTGATCGCCCCGCTCGCGCGCCGCCGCGCCGGCCTGCTCCAGGTCGTGCCGTACGGCGCCGCGGGCGAGGCGGAGCGCGGCTTCGCGCGCGACCTCGACGAGATCGTCTGGGCGGCGCGCGAGACCGGCCGTCCGGTGAGCGTCACGCTGACCCAGGCGCGCCACTACCCCGACACCTGGCGCGAGGATCTGGCGGCGGTGGAGGCCGCGGTGCGGGCCGGCGCCCACATCGTCCCGCAGGTCGCCCCGCGCAGCATCGGGCTGCTGCTCGGCTTCGGCGGCCTGCTCTCGCCGCTGCTCCTCTTCCCCGAGGCCGGCGAGCTGTTCGGGAAGCCCGACGCCGAGGTGCTCGCGGCGCTGCGCGACCCCGCCGTGCGCGCGCGCCTCGCACGCGGCCTCGACCCGTGCGGCGAGATCATGGCCGGCATGACGACGCTCGACCGCGTCTTCCCGCTCGACGAGCCCAGCGTCCGCGGCTACGAGACCGCCCCCGCGCGCAGCGTCGTCGGTCGCGCCGCCGCGCGCGGCGTCCTCCCGGGCGAGGTCATCCTCGAGGCGCTCGCCGACTCGGAGCTGCGCCGCCTCTTCATGGTCGCACTCTTCAACTTCGACCTCGAGGCCGCGCGCACCATGATCACGCACCCGCTCTGCGTCCCCGGCCTCGGCGACGCCGGCGCGCACACCAGCCAGACCTGCGACGTCGGCGTGCCGACCTTCGTCCTCGCCTACTGGGTGCGCGAGCGCCGCGCCCTGACGCTCGAGGCCGCCGTCCACAAGCTCACGCACGCCACCGCCCGGGTGTGGGACATCCGCGATCGCGGCCTCGTCCGCCCCGGCGCCTACGCCGATCTCAACGTGATCGACTTCGACCGCCTCGACCTCGACCTCCCCGAGGTCCGCCACGACCTCCCGGGCGGCGCGCCGAACCTCTCCCAACGCTCGCGGGGCATCGAGGCGACGATCGTCAACGGGTGCGTCGTGGTGCGGGACGGGGAGCACACGGGGGCGCTGCCGGGCCGGGTGCTGCGTGGGGCGGGGGTTGCCGCGTAG
- a CDS encoding site-specific DNA-methyltransferase, whose product MGRLLYARPMRIADGWDAQADVSLHAGDTRHLLAAMPDGCAQLVITSPPYNLAKVYERRRRPLDAWAAEQAAVIAECVRVLAPGGSLCWQIGNHVADGAVLPLDLVLWSHFTAHDCLRLRNRIVWHFAHGLHCTRRFSGRYEVVLWFTKGDPYRFDLDPVRVPQKYPGKRAWKGPRAGTYTGNPAGKNPGDVWVFPNVKANHVEKTIHPCQFPVELVERFVLAVTAPGDLVVDPYLGVGSTACAAVLHGRRAAGAETMPAYVAIARERIALAAQGALRTRPMHRPVHEPDSRSALARRDDPAPRAKQARPRTPAQGLRLTAAVLARRRDG is encoded by the coding sequence ATTGGCCGGCTGCTATACGCGCGGCCCATGCGCATCGCCGACGGCTGGGATGCCCAGGCGGACGTCTCCCTGCACGCCGGCGACACCCGCCATCTGCTCGCAGCCATGCCCGACGGCTGTGCCCAGCTGGTCATCACCTCGCCGCCCTACAATCTCGCAAAGGTCTACGAGCGTCGCCGCCGGCCCCTGGACGCCTGGGCGGCGGAGCAGGCGGCGGTGATCGCGGAGTGCGTCCGCGTGCTGGCACCGGGCGGCAGCCTCTGCTGGCAGATCGGCAACCACGTCGCCGACGGCGCCGTGCTGCCGCTCGACCTCGTCCTCTGGTCGCACTTCACGGCGCACGACTGCCTGCGGTTGCGCAATCGCATCGTCTGGCACTTCGCGCACGGGCTGCACTGCACGCGGCGCTTCTCTGGACGCTACGAGGTGGTCCTCTGGTTCACCAAGGGCGACCCCTACCGCTTCGACCTCGATCCGGTGCGCGTGCCGCAGAAGTACCCCGGCAAGCGCGCCTGGAAGGGGCCGCGCGCCGGCACCTACACCGGCAACCCGGCCGGCAAGAATCCCGGCGACGTCTGGGTGTTCCCGAACGTCAAGGCGAACCACGTCGAGAAGACGATCCATCCGTGCCAGTTCCCGGTCGAGCTCGTCGAGCGCTTCGTGCTCGCGGTGACCGCGCCGGGCGACCTCGTCGTCGATCCGTACCTCGGCGTCGGCTCGACGGCGTGCGCCGCGGTGCTGCACGGCCGGCGCGCCGCGGGCGCGGAGACCATGCCGGCGTACGTCGCGATCGCGCGCGAGCGCATCGCGCTCGCCGCGCAGGGCGCGCTGCGCACGCGGCCGATGCACCGCCCCGTGCACGAGCCCGATTCGCGCTCCGCGCTCGCCCGCCGCGACGATCCGGCGCCGCGCGCCAAGCAGGCGCGGCCGCGCACACCGGCCCAGGGCCTGCGGCTCACGGCGGCGGTGCTCGCGCGGCGCCGCGACGGCTGA
- the recC gene encoding exodeoxyribonuclease V subunit gamma, which produces MLTLHQGNRLEVLVDRLAAVLAVPPDDPLAPEHVVVQNAGMARWLSLELARRHGVCAHVRFAFPAAFLWEMWRRVLPDVPARSPLEPAVATWRLFGLLGGLERDATFAPLHAWMGDDPDGTRRFALAGRLAELYDQYVVYRPDWMRDWEGGADARWQAVLWRRLVAGTDGRHGARLAQEFLAAMAGAAAGDALPARVALFGVPTMPPAQVQAFAALGARSDVHCFVLNPSREHWAHVLSARAIAHLGGDAEAEHRESGNALLASLGQQGRDVIDELQTHAPLDDDCWREPGEATLLEAVQMDVLELRERPWDGGARTPVAAADDSIRLHACHAPMREVEVLHDRLLALFDAHPELCPADVVVMTPDVGTYAPCIEAVFGTAPPERWIPFSIADRSVRAESPLIEAFLRLVDLPDGRWDATGLLALLDVPALRRRFGLDEADLPQVQRWVREAGIRWGIDAAGRAQLGLPPTAEHTWRFGLDRLLLGWALPGRNRRLDGDVLPLDEIEGSAARALGGLAAFADAAFGLDARLRAPRPPAAWAAELLALLDDFFAPGADDDEAVAAARDACAAFAEAAQAAGADAPVSRALVRAELQRALEQSRPRGRFLTGGVTVCAMVPMRSIPFPVVCLLGLDIGSFPRTRRAPGFDLMADDHRRGDRSRRADDRWLFLEAILSARRCLHLSWVGRGIRDNAEIPPSVVVSELLEVLERGFAPTAPGCRTLREQVVVEHPLQPFSRRYFGGDDARLASYSTELCEASRTLRTTARASGPLLEAPLPAPPAEDVGLDRLVDFLAHPTRDFLRERLRLRVAGDDAGLDDREPFGLDGLGAWTARTELLALRRDGVDPDAAERLLRARGMLPHGEMGRAAFRGAAREVEAFHRRLEDAGAVGAGVSVPVAHALADGTRLAGIVPGVFAGGLIEWRMGGLRARDLLGLWVRHLALQADGKGGARSLWLGGSRDVEAVVLHRVAHPGALLAELVALYRRGRCELLRLFPESAYAYQEQLPRGERQAWWAAVECWEGNEYRPGAGESENAWNVLAWRDTDPLDAEFSALARRVFEPLLAAMKGTAA; this is translated from the coding sequence ATGCTGACGCTCCACCAGGGCAATCGCCTCGAGGTGCTGGTCGACCGCCTCGCCGCGGTGCTGGCCGTCCCGCCCGACGACCCGCTCGCGCCCGAGCACGTCGTCGTCCAGAACGCCGGCATGGCGCGCTGGCTGTCGCTCGAGCTGGCGCGGCGGCACGGGGTGTGCGCGCACGTGCGCTTCGCCTTCCCGGCGGCGTTCCTCTGGGAGATGTGGCGGCGCGTGCTGCCGGACGTGCCCGCCCGCTCGCCGCTCGAGCCCGCGGTGGCGACGTGGCGGCTCTTCGGGCTCCTCGGCGGGCTCGAGCGCGACGCGACCTTCGCGCCGCTGCACGCCTGGATGGGCGACGACCCGGACGGCACGCGTCGCTTCGCGCTCGCCGGGCGGCTGGCGGAGCTCTACGACCAGTACGTCGTCTATCGGCCCGACTGGATGCGCGACTGGGAGGGCGGCGCCGACGCGCGCTGGCAGGCGGTGCTCTGGCGCCGGCTCGTGGCCGGAACCGACGGACGGCACGGCGCGCGGCTGGCGCAGGAGTTTCTCGCGGCCATGGCCGGCGCCGCCGCGGGCGACGCGCTGCCGGCCCGCGTCGCGCTGTTCGGCGTTCCGACCATGCCGCCGGCGCAGGTGCAGGCGTTCGCGGCGCTCGGGGCGCGGAGCGACGTCCACTGCTTCGTCCTGAACCCGTCGCGGGAGCACTGGGCCCACGTACTCTCGGCGCGCGCCATCGCCCATCTCGGCGGCGACGCCGAGGCGGAGCATCGCGAGAGCGGCAACGCGCTGCTCGCGTCGCTCGGGCAGCAGGGACGCGACGTCATCGACGAGCTGCAGACCCATGCGCCGCTGGACGACGACTGCTGGCGGGAGCCGGGCGAGGCGACGCTGCTCGAGGCCGTGCAGATGGACGTCCTGGAGCTGCGCGAGCGGCCCTGGGACGGGGGCGCGCGCACGCCCGTCGCCGCCGCCGACGACTCGATCCGCCTGCATGCCTGCCACGCGCCGATGCGCGAGGTCGAGGTGCTGCACGACCGCTTGCTCGCGCTCTTCGACGCCCACCCGGAGCTGTGCCCCGCCGACGTCGTGGTGATGACCCCCGACGTCGGCACCTACGCACCCTGCATCGAGGCGGTGTTCGGCACGGCGCCGCCCGAGCGCTGGATCCCGTTCTCCATCGCCGACCGCAGCGTGCGCGCGGAGAGCCCGCTGATCGAGGCGTTCCTGCGCCTCGTCGACCTGCCGGATGGCCGCTGGGACGCCACCGGCCTGCTCGCGCTGCTCGACGTCCCGGCGCTGCGCCGGCGCTTCGGGCTGGACGAGGCCGATCTGCCGCAGGTCCAGCGCTGGGTGCGCGAGGCCGGCATCCGCTGGGGCATCGACGCGGCCGGGCGCGCGCAGCTGGGGCTGCCGCCGACGGCCGAGCACACCTGGCGTTTCGGGCTCGATCGGCTGCTGCTCGGCTGGGCGTTGCCGGGCCGCAACCGCCGGCTCGACGGCGACGTCCTGCCCCTCGACGAGATCGAGGGCTCCGCCGCTCGCGCCCTCGGCGGCCTCGCCGCGTTCGCGGACGCCGCCTTCGGGCTCGACGCCCGCCTGCGTGCCCCGCGGCCGCCGGCGGCGTGGGCGGCCGAGCTGCTCGCGCTGCTGGACGACTTCTTCGCGCCCGGTGCGGACGACGACGAGGCCGTCGCCGCGGCTCGCGACGCCTGTGCCGCGTTCGCCGAGGCCGCGCAGGCGGCGGGCGCCGACGCGCCCGTGTCGCGCGCGCTGGTGCGTGCCGAGCTCCAGCGCGCGCTCGAGCAGAGCCGGCCGCGCGGGCGCTTCCTCACCGGCGGCGTCACGGTCTGCGCGATGGTGCCGATGCGCAGCATCCCGTTCCCGGTCGTGTGCCTGCTCGGGCTCGACATCGGCAGCTTCCCGCGCACGCGGCGGGCGCCGGGCTTCGACCTCATGGCCGACGACCATCGCCGCGGGGATCGCTCGCGTCGGGCCGACGATCGCTGGCTGTTCCTCGAAGCGATCCTGTCCGCGCGGCGCTGTCTCCATCTCAGCTGGGTCGGACGCGGCATCCGCGACAACGCCGAGATCCCACCCTCGGTCGTCGTGAGCGAGCTGCTCGAGGTCCTCGAGCGCGGCTTCGCGCCCACCGCGCCCGGCTGCCGCACGCTGCGCGAGCAGGTCGTCGTCGAGCATCCGCTGCAGCCGTTCAGCCGCCGCTACTTCGGCGGCGACGACGCGCGCCTGGCGAGCTACTCGACCGAGCTGTGCGAGGCCAGCCGTACGCTGCGGACGACGGCGCGCGCGTCGGGCCCGCTGCTCGAGGCGCCCTTGCCGGCGCCGCCGGCGGAGGACGTCGGGCTCGATCGGCTGGTCGACTTCCTCGCCCATCCGACGCGGGACTTCCTGCGCGAGCGGCTGCGGCTGCGGGTCGCGGGCGACGACGCCGGTCTCGACGACCGCGAGCCGTTCGGCCTCGACGGCCTCGGCGCCTGGACCGCCCGCACCGAGCTGCTCGCGCTCCGCCGCGACGGCGTCGATCCCGACGCCGCCGAGCGGCTGCTGCGCGCGCGCGGGATGCTGCCGCACGGGGAGATGGGCCGGGCGGCGTTCCGGGGCGCGGCCCGCGAGGTGGAGGCGTTCCACCGCCGCCTCGAGGACGCCGGCGCGGTCGGCGCCGGCGTGTCCGTGCCCGTCGCCCACGCGCTCGCCGACGGCACGCGTCTCGCGGGCATCGTTCCCGGCGTGTTCGCCGGCGGCCTGATCGAGTGGCGCATGGGCGGCCTGCGCGCGCGCGATCTGCTCGGCCTCTGGGTGCGCCACCTGGCGCTGCAGGCGGACGGCAAGGGCGGCGCGCGCAGCCTGTGGCTCGGCGGCTCGCGCGACGTCGAGGCCGTCGTGCTCCACCGCGTCGCGCATCCCGGCGCGCTGCTCGCGGAGCTGGTCGCGCTCTACCGGCGCGGGCGGTGCGAGCTGCTGCGGCTCTTCCCCGAGAGCGCATACGCCTACCAGGAGCAGCTGCCGAGGGGCGAGCGGCAGGCGTGGTGGGCGGCGGTCGAGTGCTGGGAGGGCAACGAGTATCGGCCGGGAGCAGGCGAGTCCGAGAACGCGTGGAACGTGCTCGCGTGGCGCGACACCGATCCGCTGGACGCGGAGTTCAGCGCGCTGGCGCGCCGGGTGTTCGAGCCGCTGCTCGCGGCCATGAAGGGGACCGCGGCGTGA
- a CDS encoding DUF1232 domain-containing protein translates to MEHVEVLRTALPAKLRGLRDAKVVQLARECWGYVNDPRVPTGYKVLAVGALLYLVNPADAVPDWIPVGGYADDAAALGALVLAVRNILAAAAEATKEVVDHGVQRMEEAWTRRGVGQIALGLWAASLAACLGLAYHVGRALLVPGHDVADPFLWAAVVTAGAGAAYHARLGWQTWTTYTALPAFVQAPLAEAVARNATRARLAGLVVPIAALVGLGIARAVLVLVG, encoded by the coding sequence ATGGAGCACGTCGAGGTCCTCCGCACCGCCCTCCCCGCGAAGCTGCGCGGGCTGCGCGACGCCAAGGTCGTCCAGCTCGCGCGCGAGTGCTGGGGTTACGTGAACGACCCCCGCGTCCCGACCGGCTACAAGGTGCTCGCCGTCGGCGCCCTCCTCTACCTCGTGAACCCGGCCGACGCCGTCCCCGACTGGATCCCGGTCGGCGGCTACGCCGACGACGCCGCAGCGCTCGGCGCCCTGGTGCTGGCCGTCCGCAATATCCTCGCGGCCGCGGCGGAGGCGACGAAGGAGGTCGTCGACCACGGCGTGCAGCGCATGGAGGAAGCCTGGACCCGGCGCGGCGTCGGCCAGATCGCGCTCGGCCTGTGGGCGGCCTCCCTGGCCGCCTGTCTCGGCCTCGCCTATCACGTCGGCCGCGCGCTCCTGGTTCCGGGACACGACGTCGCGGACCCCTTCCTGTGGGCCGCCGTGGTCACCGCCGGCGCAGGTGCGGCCTACCACGCGCGCCTCGGCTGGCAGACGTGGACGACGTACACCGCGCTGCCCGCGTTCGTGCAGGCGCCGCTCGCCGAGGCGGTGGCGCGCAACGCGACGCGGGCACGCCTCGCCGGGCTCGTCGTGCCGATCGCGGCCCTCGTCGGGCTCGGGATCGCGCGCGCCGTGCTCGTCCTCGTGGGCTGA